A portion of the Babylonia areolata isolate BAREFJ2019XMU chromosome 16, ASM4173473v1, whole genome shotgun sequence genome contains these proteins:
- the LOC143291060 gene encoding neuronal acetylcholine receptor subunit alpha-6-like, translating to MERGVDNWVVVVVMVAAVMMTCLLHCGRCQGGDNGAEKYQEEAGQIYTTVFHKYKKNVRPPDSYPAPVPVTVHVTLIHIRGLDVLKQEMESIIDLQIEWQDKRLAWYANKVEMITDQLSQVWHPSVVYLNGAVPPSPLFSSKVSISKDGLITWKRREVVTTVCPTLPRNASQLCDVSLGFTSPETVEVFDNLTTFTIVPDFSNHHWDIVGAHVDAEDTQVLRFLLELEQLNPEVGSPGMKNCSGDLAYLMSSGGARGAVVGEGGWRVVGALVVSWWCCLVRRLWA from the exons CCGGTGCCAGGGCGGGGACAACGGCGCGGAGAAGTACCAGGAGGAGGCGGGGCAGATCTACACCACGGTCTTCCACAAGTACAAGAAGAACGTGCGGCCCCCGGACTCCTACCCTGCCCCCGTGCCCGTCACCGTGCACGTGACGCTCATCCACATCAGGGGCCTCGACGTCCTCAAACAGGAGATGGAGAGCATCATTGACCTGCAGATT GAGTGGCAGGACAAACGGCTGGCGTGGTACGCCAACAAGGTGGAGATGATCACTGATCAACTGTCCCAGGTCTGGCACCCCTCCGTTGTCTACCTCAACGG CGCCGTGCCGCCCAGCCCCCTGTTCAGCTCCAAGGTGTCCATCAGCAAGGACGGCCTCATCACGTGGAAGCGGCGCGAGGTGGTCACCACCGTCTGCCCCACTCTGCCCAGGAACGCCTCCCAGCTGTGCGACGTCAGCCTGGGCTTCACCTCCCCGGAGACGGTGGAGGTCTTCGACAacctcaccaccttcaccatcgtCCCGGATTTCTCCAATCACCACTGGGACATCGTAGGTGCCCACGTGGACGCCGAGGACACGCAGGTGTTGCGGTTCCTGCTGGAGCTGGAGCAGCTGAACCCGGAAGTGGGAAGCCCCGGCATGAAGAACTGCTCCGGGGACCTCGCCTACCTGATGAGCagtgggggggcgcggggggcggtggtgggggagggtggttggaGGGTGGTCGGGGCGTTGGTGGTGTCCTGGTGGTGCTGTTTGGTACGGAGGCTTTGGGCTTGA